The sequence below is a genomic window from Flavobacterium sediminilitoris.
TTCCAGTTTACTTGAATTTATTTTTTGTTCCAAGACTAATTTGTCTCACTCCTATTTATCTGCAATTAAAACATGAGGAGCAATATAGCTCCATCTCTACAAGATATTTTCAACTTCAAGTAAACTTATTGCATCCAAATCAGTTTCAACAATTTCAAAATTACTATCTAGATCAATTGTTTCTAACCCATTCTCAATAAAAGTACCCCAGTAAAGTCTAGGAGAAATATTAGTAATAACAACTAATCTAAAATCATTATGCTTTATTCTTAATCCTATTCCTAAATAATTTTAATTTATTAAAAAATAGCCATCTAATTTAAAAATCAAAAATACTTATCTACTTAAAAATAGTATCTTTGCATTTTGCCAAAAATTATGTTAAACACAGACGATACTATTGAGATCATAGGTGCAAGAGCACATAACCTAAAAAATATAGATGTTACCATTCCCAGAGAAAAGCTAGTTGTTATAACTGGATTATCGGGTTCTGGAAAATCTTCCCTTGCATTTGATACTATTTATGCAGAAGGTCAGCGTAGATATATTGAAACCTTTTCAGCTTATGCCAGACAATTTTTAGGTGGATTAGAAAGACCCGATGTAGATAAAATTGATGGTCTTTCACCTGTTATCGCAATTGAACAAAAAACAACTAGTAAAAGTCCGCGTTCAACTGTTGGTACAATAACCGAAATATATGACTTTCTCCGTCTTTTATATGCCAGAGCAGCAGATGCTTATAGCTATAATACAGGAGAGAAAATGGTTTCTTACTCAGATGAGCAAATAAAAAAACTTATTATTGAAGACTTTCAAGGCAAAAGAATTAACATATTAGCGCCTGTAATTCGTTCTAGAAAAGGACATTATAGAGAATTATTTGAACAAATTTCAAAACAAGGTTTTTTAAAAGTTCGTGTAGATGGACAAATTAAGGATTTAGAATTTGGAATGAAAATAGATCGATATAAAACACATGATATCGAAATTGTAATTGATAGACTTGCCATTGAAGATGATGAAGATACTGATAAAAGATTAAATGAAAGTATTAAAACGGCAATGTACCATGGAGATGATATTTTAATGGTAATTGAACAAGAAAGTCAAGAAGCACGCTATTATAGTAGAACATTAATGTGTCCTTCATCGGGAATATCTTATCCTAATCCTGAACCTAATAACTTTTCTTTCAACTCTCCAAAAGGAGCTTGTTCTAATTGTAACGGATTAGGAACCGTTCACGAAATTAATCTTGGAAAAATTATACCTAATCCAAAACTATCTATAAAAAACGGTGGTTTTATTCCTCTAGGAGATTATAAAAATTCATGGATTTTTAAACAATTAGAAATAATTGCACAAAAATTTGAATTCAAAATAACAGACCCTATTGAAACACTTCCAAAAGAAGCAATGGAAATGATTTTATATGGAGGAAATGAAAAATTCTCTGTTGTTTCTAAAGTAATGGGAATTACAAAAGACTATAAAATTGATTTTGAAGGAATTTCAAACTTTATCAAAAATCAATATGAAGAAAGTAATTCAGCTTCCATAAAGCGTTGGGCAAAAGAATTCATGGACGAAAATGATTGCCCTGAATGTAATGGAACACGTTTAAGAAAAGAAGCACTTTATTTTAAAATAAATGAAAAAAACATAGGAGATTTAGTCCAAATGGATATCTCTGAATTAGCAGAATGGTTTGCTAATTTACCAAAGCATTTATCCGAAAAACAAGCGACTATTGCAACTGAAATATTAAAAGAAATAATTGCTCGACTTCAATTTTTACTTGATGTTGGTTTAAATTATCTATCCTTAAATAGAGGTTCTAAAACATTATCTGGTGGAGAAGCACAACGTATTCGCTTAGCAACACAAATTGGATCACAATTAGTAGGCGTTTTATATATTTTAGACGAACCTAGTATTGGCTTACATCAAAGAGATAATGAACGCTTAATAAAGTCCTTAGAAAGCCTTCGCGATCTAGGAAATTCTGTTATTGTTGTAGAACATGATAAAGACATGATTGAAAGAGCTGATCATGTTATTGATATTGGTCCAAAAGCTGGTCGTTTCGGTGGTCAAATTATTAGCGAAGGAACTCCACAAGAAATTTTAAAGCACAATACTATTACCGCTCAATACATGAATGGAAAAATGAGTATTGAAGTTCCTACAACACGTAGAGAAGGAAATGGAAAAACACTAAAGTTAACTGGTGCAACAGGAAATAATTTAAAAAATGTAACTGTAGAATTTCCATTAGGAAAACTAATCTGTGTTACAGGTGTTTCTGGAAGTGGGAAATCTACATTAATTAACGAAACACTCTACCCTATTTTAAATACGCACTTCTTTAATGCAGTAAAAAAACCACAACCATATAAAAAAATTGAAGGACTAGAACATATTGACAAAGTAATTGACATAGATCAAAGTCCAATAGGAAGAACTCCAAGAAGTAATCCTGCTACTTATACTGATGTTTTCTCAGAAATAAGAAGTCTATTTACCCTAACACCAGAAGCTCAAATTAGAGGATACAAACCTGGTCGTTTCAGCTTTAATGTAAAAGGTGGTCGTTGTGAAACTTGCGAAGGTTCTGGTGTTCGTACTATAGAAATGAGTTTTCTACCTGATGTATATGTAGAATGTGAAACATGTCAAGGTAAACGTTTTAATAGAGAAACTTTAGAAATCAGATATAAAGGAAAATCTATTTCCGATATATTAAATATGACTGTTGACGAAGCAGTAGACTTCTTTGAAAACATTCCAAAAATATATAGAAAAGTAAAAACCATCCAAGATGTTGGATTAGGCTATATAACTCTTGGACAGCAAAGCACAACCCTTTCTGGTGGTGAAGCGCAACGAGTAAAACTCGCAACAGAACTTTCAAAGAAAGATACAGGTAATACTTTTTATATATTAGATGAACCTACAACTGGTCTACATTTTGAAGATATTCGTGTTTTAATGGATGTTATCAATAAATTAGTAGACAAAGGAAATACTGTATTAATTATTGAACATAACTTAGATGTTGTAAAACTAGCCGATTATGTTATTGATATTGGATATGAAGGCGGAAAAGGTGGTGGACAATTAATAGCAAAAGGAACACCCGAAGAAATTATAAAAAATAAGAAAAGTTATACTGCCCAGTTTTTAAAAAAAGAATTATCTTAGCAAGCTTGATTAATTTTAAAATAAGAAAAGAAAAATGGCATTAGAGCAATACGAAAACGAAGATTACAGAATTCAAGAGAAATTCAAACAAAAAACTTGGAACGAAATAAGAACAAACGATTCTTGGGCAATTTTTAAAATCATGTCTGAATTTGTTAATGGATATGAAGCAATGGGAAGAATTGGCCCTTGTGTATCTATATTTGGTTCGGCAAGAACAAAACCAGAAGACAAATACTATTTATTAGCTGAAAAAATAGCCTATAAAATTAGTAAAGGTGGTTATGGTGTTATTACTGGTGGTGGTCCTGGTATTATGGAAGCTGGAAATAAAGGAGCTCATTATGGTGGTGGAACTTCGGTAGGTTTAAACATCGATTTACCTTTTGAACAACATTTCAACCCTTATATTGATAGAGATAAAAACTTAAATTTTGATTATTTCTTCGTAAGAAAAGTAATGTTTGTAAAATATTCTCAAGGATTTGTAGTAATGCCAGGTGGTTTTGGAACATTGGATGAATTATTTGAAGCAATTACGCTAATTCAAACTAAAAAAATTGCTAAATTCCCTATAATATTAGTCGGAACAGAGTTCTGGAGCGGTTTAATGGATTGGGTAAAAACAGTACTTTTAGAAAAATTCAACAATGTAAGCTCTCACGATTTAGATTTATTTACAATTGTTGACAATGAAGACCAAGTATTAGAAGCACTTGATAATTTTTATAAAAAATACAATCTGTCTCCTAATTTTTAAATATCAAACCGACCTTATGGTCGGTTTTTTTTATCTTTTATTTTTCTTATGATGCTTCACTTTACAAGTATTTATACCTAAAAGTGCATAAATTCCGCAAAATTGTATTGAAGATGTAACAACCATTACTAAACCTAATACTAATACAATCCATTTTAGTGTACCATCAATAGAACCTGAAAGCCCTAATATCAATGCAATTACACCAATAATAATTCGAAGAAAACGATCCCCATTCCCAATATTTTTTTTCATAAGATATATAATATTAAATTAATTTTCTATTGGTTTTCCATTCGCTTTCCAACTCGTAATTCCTCCATCTAACTCTACAATATTAGTAAAACCTAGATTTTTAAGTTTCTCAACAGCTTTACTACTTCTTCCTCCTGATTTACAATATACTAAAACTGGTTTTTGTTTATCTAGATTAGTCACTTTAACATCAAAATCATCGGCTTTAACATCAATATTCATAGCATTTATAAGATGCCCAGAAGAAAACTCATCAGAAGTTCTCACATCAACTAATTGCACATCTTTCTCATTCATTCTCTGCTCAAACACAACATCAGAAACGGTAATACCTTCTGTTTTTTCTTTTAAACAAGCAGTTGCTGCTAAGAAAACAAAGCTAATAATTACTAATCTAAATTTCATTCGTATTTTATTTTAAATAATTTAAGAAATCAATTTTTGAATCTTTTTAAACCATTTATATCTAAAAACAATTCTTTTTTGACGTCTAAATATACAAAAAAATTAATTCAATTGCTGTTTAATAATTGAAACTAAGTCTCTTGATGAAACAACTCCTGATTGTCTCCATAACATTTTACCTTCTTTAAATAAAATTAAAGTCGGCACACCTCTTACCATAAACTCACTCGCTAAATCTTGATATTGATCAACATTTATTTTAATAATTTTAACCTCATCTTTCAATATCGATTTTGTTTCTTGTAATATAGGCGACATTGTTTTACACGGTCCACACCAGTCAGCATAAAAATCTACCAAGGTTAATTGTTCCTGTCCTATAAGTGCATTAAATTTTTCATTCATAACTATTTCTTTTATATTACGAAATTACAAAAAACTATTCTCAAAAAATGTAATCTAAGTTACATAAAGCAACATCTTCAATCCCAAAAAGATTACGTACCTTTGCCCAAAATACAGCATTGATGAAAACATTTCAAGATTTCGACTTACCTAAATCACTTCAAAAAGCAATAGATGAACTAGGTTTTGTTCATCCAACTCCAATTCAGGAAAAATCATTTTCAGTGGTTTTATCAGGAAGAGACATGATGGGAATTGCTCAAACTGGTACGGGTAAAACATTTGCGTATTTAGTTCCTATTTTAAAACAATGGAAATTTCAAAATACAGATTCTCCTAGAGTTCTTATCCTTGTACCTACTCGTGAACTTGTAGTTCAAGTAGTGGAAGAAGTAGAGAAACTAACCCAATTTATGTCTGTTCGTTCACTTGGTATTTATGGAGGCGTTAATATCAATACTCAACGTAAAAGTTTAGCTGAAGGAGTTGATATTTTAGTAGGAACTCCAGGACGAACAATGGATTTAGCTCTTGATGGAGTTTTACGTTTCGATGCTTTACAAAAATTAGTTATTGATGAGTTTGATGAAATCTTAAATCTTGGTTTTCGCGTTCAATTAACATCTATCCTATCTATGATGAAAAGCAAAAGACAAAATATTCTGTTTTCTGCTACTATGACTGAAGATGTAGATGCTGTTTTAGATGAATTTTTTGAATTTCCAGAAGAAGTATCTTTAGCTCCTAGTGGAACACCATTAGAGCAAATTACTCAAAAATTATATCATGTACCTAATTTCCTTACGAAAGTTAACGTAATTAAACATCTTTTATCTACAGATGAAACAACAGAGCGTGTTTTAATTTTCGTAAACAATAAAAAATTAGTAGATGTTGCTTTTGAATTATTAAATGAAGATTTCCCAGATCAGTTTGGAGTAATCCACTCTAATAAATCTCAAAATTACCGTTTGAGTACAATGGCTAATTTTCAAAATGCAAAACTAAGAGGAATCATCACAACCGATGTAATGGCTCGTGGTTTAGATATTTCAGATATTACTCATGTTTTCAATTTACAATTTTCTGAAATTCCAGAACAATATATTCATAGAATTGGTAGAACAGGTCGTGCTGACAAAGAAGGTATTGCTATTAGTTTTGTGGCACCTTATGAAGACGAAAAATTATTAGCTGTTGAAATGCTAATGAATATGGAAATTGATATTTTAGAAATGCCCGATTCTATTGAAATTTCAGAGAAAAAACTTGAATTTGAAAAAGACAAACGTAGATTTAAATCTATTGGTAAAAAAATAAATACTGACGAAAGAGGTGCTGCTTTCCATGAAAAGAAAGATAAAAATAAGAAAGTAAATCTTGGTGGACCTGGAAAAACAAAACCTAGAAAAACAGCGCCTAGAAACAGAGCTGCTGAAGCAAAAAAAGCAGCTAAACGGAAAAAGAAATAACACATCATCTACATTCAACTTTGTAAATGTTATTATAAAAACAAATATCCAAAATATCGTAAAATGACAAACGATTTTTTTCAAGATCAACAATTTTCAGGAAATATTTTCAAAGAAGATGATATTAAATATAAAGAATTTGAAAATTGTCAATTTATCAATTGTGATTTTAGAAACTGCTATTTTACTAGCGTATATTTTATAGATTGTACATTTACAGAATGTAATTTTAATGATACTAAAATTAATTATGTTTCTTTACGTGGTGTAGAATTTTTTAAATGCGACTTTACAAATGTAAATTTTGCCATGACAGATCAAGTTATTTACGATTTTAATTTTACAGACTGCCTTTTAGATTATTCCAAATTTTATGCTTTAAAATTAAAAAAAATAAGATTTACAGGTTGTAGTCTTGTTTCTGCCGATTTTATGAAAACCGATTTAACAGAAGCAATCTTTGATCATTGCGACTTACGCAGAACCGTTTTCATAGAAACAACACTTAACAAAGCTGATTTCACAACAAGTTTCAACTACACTCTTGATCCTGAAATAAATAAAATAAAAAAAGCACAATTTTCACTAGAAGGATTACAAGGCTTATTGTCAAAATATGATATTATTATAAAATAATACTGTTTAGCATAGAAGTCTTTTAATTAATCTATTCAAAAAATTACGAAAAACTCTATATAATAAAAAAAGCGATACTCATTTTAAGTATCGCTTTTAAAATATAAAATTAGATCTAGTTGATAGTTGTCATACTGATTTTCTCCAATGTAACTTTCACATCTCCACCACCTTTCTTTTTGATTATTACCTCAAAGTTTTTATCAGAATCCAATAAATCATCAGAAACATAATAAGAGTAATTTAGTTTTACACCATTTTCTCCTATAGTATGGTTTTCTCCTGTTCCATGATCATGAGCAACACCAAAAAAAGTCATTGTTCCAACATATTGATCTTCTTTTCCAGGATAGCGAAGATATACCGTATAATAATCTTTTGGCTCTTTATAAACTACTACATCTAAATTCAACACTATATAAGCATTAGCGCTACTTTTTAAAACTTTATTAGTACTTTTCGATAAAGTATTAACTATTTTATGCTTAAAAACATCATCTCCAAGTGTTTTTCCTACTTTTTGTTCCCAAATAACTTTTGTTTTTGGATCTTGAAACGCAATCTTACTCTTTGCCATTGATTCATTGGTTGCTAAAACAGCAGGTTCAGAAGTATAAAGTAAATTATCATAACTATAATCTAAATTAAACACTACATCATATAATTCTTTCATAGTATAGGTAATATGACTTCCATCAGGTTGTATAAATTCATAAACCCAAGGATTGGCTTCTAATTCTGCTAACGTAGGACGTTGTCCATAAGCCGTAACATCCCAAGATTCCCAAATACGATCCACCATACTGTGATGTAACCAAAAAACAGGATCAAAACCAGCAGAAGGCACATTTGCCATTAATCCTGAATAATCATTCAATTGATAAATTTCATTAAAAAAAGTCTCACTTGGATTAGCATATGATCCTCCTATTAAATCATGCATATAACCATGAGGCGAACCTTCTAAACTTCTACTAAAACCAGCATCTCCTGTAAAAGTAGGGTTTGTTTTCAACTCATTAAGTGCTAACTCAATCTGCTCCACATTATCCGCAGGAATAGGTTTCCCTTCATTAAGCACACTATACCTTGCTTGTTCATATAAAGAAGTTTCTTTATTACTCAACAAACTTGGCATCGTATTATTTTGCCCATAATTCCAGTATGGCAAGGCAAAATCAGCTTTCCCCGATAATTCTCTAACTATCTTTTCTAAGTACCAAATATACATTCTATGCCAAAGAAGAAAATGTAGTTTTGCATTTTGTGTTCCATTATGTGTACAATCTCCCCAAGCCCATAATTTATCTGCACTAGTTTGATATTCCGGACAAAGTACATTTTTTCCGTTAATCTCTTTTGGAATATTATGCATAGCACCTTGATAATACCAAGCTATACCATTACTACAGTCCATCTCTCGCATTTTCTTGAAAGCAACATTCATGGCTTCCAAATCAGCTTGTGCTTCAGGAGAAGAAGCATTCAATCGCACGTATTTTACGTTGTTTTTACTTTGACTATAGCTTAAGCCTGTAATCAAAATAGTTGATAATAAAAGAATTAGTTTTTTCATTTTGTCTGTTTTTAGTGAATATTGATTATTTGTTTGTTTACATTAGAGTGCTTCTACTTCAAAAGTTAGAATTTCAGAATAATCAGGATTTGCTTTATCATATATTTTAAACTTAACAACTCCTTTACCTGCTTTTTTAGCCGGAATTACATGAATTGCTATAAAGCCTTGCTGATCTGCGTTTAGTTTATTAAAAACGGAACCTTTAGGAATTCCTATTTGACAAGCTCCATGCTGACACATAGAACAATCCCATTCTTTTGGAAATGAATTATATATTGTTTCCCACACAAGATATATTGGTTTATTAGAAATATTTTCAACTTTAATTTTTGATATATCTAATCGCTTATTTTTTGATAAACTTTCTTTATTTATTGCATTCCCTACTACAGAAAAAGTAGGCTTACTTTGTGAAAATGCAAGTGAGAATGATAAAAGAATAATACTATAAAATAATGTTGTTTTCATAATTATTGGTTTGAATATTAATAAAAAACAGGAATATTTGCTTTAAAATGTACTTTTTTCAAAATTGGATCAATAAAGCGATAAAGAATTCGTTCCTTTTCCTCTATATTCTCTAAAAAAAGAAGTAGTTCTAAACACTCTTTAGGATAAAGCTGTATTTTAATTTCTTTAGATGAAACCAATACATGATTCGCATCTCCAAAAATTAATTTAAATTTCATACTCGATGGTAAAGCTATTTCATGAAGATATAATCCTGAATTGACTAATCTTAATAAAACACCCTCACTTTTAATATCATTTAAAGATTGTAATCCTTTTATATCTTTAATCATTTTACCATTAATCAAAAAATAATCAGGATTATATTTAGGAAGAA
It includes:
- the uvrA gene encoding excinuclease ABC subunit UvrA, translated to MLNTDDTIEIIGARAHNLKNIDVTIPREKLVVITGLSGSGKSSLAFDTIYAEGQRRYIETFSAYARQFLGGLERPDVDKIDGLSPVIAIEQKTTSKSPRSTVGTITEIYDFLRLLYARAADAYSYNTGEKMVSYSDEQIKKLIIEDFQGKRINILAPVIRSRKGHYRELFEQISKQGFLKVRVDGQIKDLEFGMKIDRYKTHDIEIVIDRLAIEDDEDTDKRLNESIKTAMYHGDDILMVIEQESQEARYYSRTLMCPSSGISYPNPEPNNFSFNSPKGACSNCNGLGTVHEINLGKIIPNPKLSIKNGGFIPLGDYKNSWIFKQLEIIAQKFEFKITDPIETLPKEAMEMILYGGNEKFSVVSKVMGITKDYKIDFEGISNFIKNQYEESNSASIKRWAKEFMDENDCPECNGTRLRKEALYFKINEKNIGDLVQMDISELAEWFANLPKHLSEKQATIATEILKEIIARLQFLLDVGLNYLSLNRGSKTLSGGEAQRIRLATQIGSQLVGVLYILDEPSIGLHQRDNERLIKSLESLRDLGNSVIVVEHDKDMIERADHVIDIGPKAGRFGGQIISEGTPQEILKHNTITAQYMNGKMSIEVPTTRREGNGKTLKLTGATGNNLKNVTVEFPLGKLICVTGVSGSGKSTLINETLYPILNTHFFNAVKKPQPYKKIEGLEHIDKVIDIDQSPIGRTPRSNPATYTDVFSEIRSLFTLTPEAQIRGYKPGRFSFNVKGGRCETCEGSGVRTIEMSFLPDVYVECETCQGKRFNRETLEIRYKGKSISDILNMTVDEAVDFFENIPKIYRKVKTIQDVGLGYITLGQQSTTLSGGEAQRVKLATELSKKDTGNTFYILDEPTTGLHFEDIRVLMDVINKLVDKGNTVLIIEHNLDVVKLADYVIDIGYEGGKGGGQLIAKGTPEEIIKNKKSYTAQFLKKELS
- a CDS encoding LOG family protein yields the protein MALEQYENEDYRIQEKFKQKTWNEIRTNDSWAIFKIMSEFVNGYEAMGRIGPCVSIFGSARTKPEDKYYLLAEKIAYKISKGGYGVITGGGPGIMEAGNKGAHYGGGTSVGLNIDLPFEQHFNPYIDRDKNLNFDYFFVRKVMFVKYSQGFVVMPGGFGTLDELFEAITLIQTKKIAKFPIILVGTEFWSGLMDWVKTVLLEKFNNVSSHDLDLFTIVDNEDQVLEALDNFYKKYNLSPNF
- a CDS encoding YgaP family membrane protein codes for the protein MKKNIGNGDRFLRIIIGVIALILGLSGSIDGTLKWIVLVLGLVMVVTSSIQFCGIYALLGINTCKVKHHKKNKR
- a CDS encoding rhodanese-like domain-containing protein; amino-acid sequence: MKFRLVIISFVFLAATACLKEKTEGITVSDVVFEQRMNEKDVQLVDVRTSDEFSSGHLINAMNIDVKADDFDVKVTNLDKQKPVLVYCKSGGRSSKAVEKLKNLGFTNIVELDGGITSWKANGKPIEN
- the trxA gene encoding thioredoxin, translated to MNEKFNALIGQEQLTLVDFYADWCGPCKTMSPILQETKSILKDEVKIIKINVDQYQDLASEFMVRGVPTLILFKEGKMLWRQSGVVSSRDLVSIIKQQLN
- a CDS encoding DEAD/DEAH box helicase translates to MKTFQDFDLPKSLQKAIDELGFVHPTPIQEKSFSVVLSGRDMMGIAQTGTGKTFAYLVPILKQWKFQNTDSPRVLILVPTRELVVQVVEEVEKLTQFMSVRSLGIYGGVNINTQRKSLAEGVDILVGTPGRTMDLALDGVLRFDALQKLVIDEFDEILNLGFRVQLTSILSMMKSKRQNILFSATMTEDVDAVLDEFFEFPEEVSLAPSGTPLEQITQKLYHVPNFLTKVNVIKHLLSTDETTERVLIFVNNKKLVDVAFELLNEDFPDQFGVIHSNKSQNYRLSTMANFQNAKLRGIITTDVMARGLDISDITHVFNLQFSEIPEQYIHRIGRTGRADKEGIAISFVAPYEDEKLLAVEMLMNMEIDILEMPDSIEISEKKLEFEKDKRRFKSIGKKINTDERGAAFHEKKDKNKKVNLGGPGKTKPRKTAPRNRAAEAKKAAKRKKK
- a CDS encoding pentapeptide repeat-containing protein — translated: MTNDFFQDQQFSGNIFKEDDIKYKEFENCQFINCDFRNCYFTSVYFIDCTFTECNFNDTKINYVSLRGVEFFKCDFTNVNFAMTDQVIYDFNFTDCLLDYSKFYALKLKKIRFTGCSLVSADFMKTDLTEAIFDHCDLRRTVFIETTLNKADFTTSFNYTLDPEINKIKKAQFSLEGLQGLLSKYDIIIK
- a CDS encoding tyrosinase family protein; amino-acid sequence: MKKLILLLSTILITGLSYSQSKNNVKYVRLNASSPEAQADLEAMNVAFKKMREMDCSNGIAWYYQGAMHNIPKEINGKNVLCPEYQTSADKLWAWGDCTHNGTQNAKLHFLLWHRMYIWYLEKIVRELSGKADFALPYWNYGQNNTMPSLLSNKETSLYEQARYSVLNEGKPIPADNVEQIELALNELKTNPTFTGDAGFSRSLEGSPHGYMHDLIGGSYANPSETFFNEIYQLNDYSGLMANVPSAGFDPVFWLHHSMVDRIWESWDVTAYGQRPTLAELEANPWVYEFIQPDGSHITYTMKELYDVVFNLDYSYDNLLYTSEPAVLATNESMAKSKIAFQDPKTKVIWEQKVGKTLGDDVFKHKIVNTLSKSTNKVLKSSANAYIVLNLDVVVYKEPKDYYTVYLRYPGKEDQYVGTMTFFGVAHDHGTGENHTIGENGVKLNYSYYVSDDLLDSDKNFEVIIKKKGGGDVKVTLEKISMTTIN